AGTGGGCCCGTCCGGCAGGACAAGCGCCTCTAGACCGGATTTCCCGCCGAATCCGTGCTCCAGCTCTCCGTCTGAAACGCAATAAACACAGCCGTCCAGGCCCCCTTCGACGGCAGATTAATAAACAGCGCCCCATCCTGCCAAACGCCATTATCCCCACTGAACCCGCCGCCGCTGCCACCCACAGGATTCCCCTGATTCATATGGATATCGTGAATCCCATCCACCTTCCCCGAATCCGCGTACGCGCTCCCGAACACATAGATCACGCCGTCCTTATCGGCGATCGTCATATTCAGCAGCGTCACCACAGCGTTTTCAAGCGCCTTCGCCCGCGCCCGCTGCACCATCTGCTCCTCCGCGCTTCCACCCTTCGCCTGCGCCTTCAGTTGCGGCAGCAGAGTCATCTGCGCTTTCGTAATCATCGGCCCGCCATTCACGGTACTCCGGACAAAATCCAGTGCCAGCCCACCCGCCTCACTCTTCAGCGCCGTCATTCCCATCGGCAGCGTGGTCACTCCCGCCAAATCCGGCGGCGTAAAGTCTTCAACAATGTCGTACAACACCTCCGAACCATCCACCGACTGAATATTCACCGCCACCGTAAATGGCCCACCCGGAGCCTGCATCGTGATCTGGTAGTGCGTACTCGCGCCCGTAACCACCTTGCCCGCAGTCGGCTTTCCCGCCAGCACACTGTAGTTCGTAATCGGCATCCCTACTCCTCAACCTTTCGAAAAACCAAAACACATCACAGACACCATCTCACACGCCCGCCTCGTCTTTCACGTCTTCCTCTTCATTCTCTTCCTCGTCCTCCTCTTCCTCTGCGGCGTCGTCGTCTTCCTCCTCCAGCTCCTCATCCTTCTCATCTCTCGCTGTTGCAGCCGTCGCTGCCCCACTACTGGCGTGCGCAGTCGGATCGCTGGCCGAGTTATCAAACATCGCCGTCGCATCCGGCCCAATCGTGCGCAACATCTCGTCAAATCCATGGTTCCCAATCGCGTCTGCCATCTCGTCTCTCCTGTTCCACAAGAATTTAGCGAAGGCACCAGTCGGTGTAGAGTCGCCCACGATTTTTGCTTGTCATTCCCGAAGGGAATCTGCGTTTGCAGTCTATACGCCGTTAAGCAAATTTCCATAGCGCAGCGGCAAGACCGTGTCCCCAACCTGCCACGTTGGATGCCTAATTCTTCAGCTAGGCCGAACTCTATTTTCCAGGGCACTTCTCTCTCACTCGCGGTATCCTCAGGGGAGAAGGAAATACGAATATGCTCGCAGCCCTGCTTGCCCTCGCCGCCGCCAATCTGATCTGCCTCGTCCTCCTTCTGCTCCGCAAGCAACCTGCCCCGGCGACGGACCCACGTCTCGCCCAGCTTCCCGACCATCTCACCCGCCTCGACGCGCGAAACGACGCGCTCGACCGTCACCTCCGCAGCGAACTCGCCCAGTTGCGCACCGGCGCCGCCGACGAAGCCCGCCGTACCCGCGAAGCAGCAGCAGCAGACTTCACCAGCCTGCGCACCGAGATCACCGCAACCATCGCCGAACTCAGCGGACTTCTACAGAACGGGCTCAACGCCTTTCGCAGCGACAATAAGACCTCCGACGAAGTCCTCCGCACCGCCGTTCAGCAAAACCTCGACGCCATCGCGCAGCGCCTCACCTACTTCATCGGCGAGGTCAACCGCAACCAGATCGAGGCTCGCGAAGCCCTCCACAGCCGCCTCAACGAGCTCTCCGGCGAAGCCAACGACCAGCAGGAGAAGCTCCGCTTCACCGTCGAAGACCGCCTCACAAAACTCAACGACGCCAATACCGCCAAGCTCGAAGAGATGCGTGTCACGGTCGACGAAAAACTCCACGCCACACTCCAGACCCGCCTCACTGAATCCTTCGGCCAGGTCACCACGCACCTCGGAGAAGTCCAGAAGGGCCTCGGTGAGATGAAGGAGCTAGCCACCGGCGTCGGTGATCTCAAGCGCGTTCTCTCTAACGTCAAATCACGCGGCGTCGTCGGCGAGTTCCAGCTCGGCCAGCAGCTAGAGCAGATGTTCTCTCCCGAGCAGTACATCAAAAACGCCCGCATCAAACCCGGAACCCTCGAGTCCGTCGAATACGCGCTCAAGTTCCCCTCCGGCGAAGGTCAGACCGGCCCCGACAGCTACACCCTCCTCGCCATCGACGCCAAGTTCCCCAAAGAGGACTGGGAGCGCCTCGAACACGCCTACGAAGCCGGAACCGTCGAAGAGATCGCTGCGGCAGGCCGGGCCTTTGAGCGCGGCATCCGTGCCGAAGGCAAGCGCATCTGCGACAAATACATCGATCCACCCACCACCATGCCGCACGCCATCATGTTCCTGCCCACCGAGAATCTCTACGCCGAGGTCGTCCGCCGCCCCGGCCTCCAGTCCGAGATACAGTCCAGTTGCCGCGTCACCATCGCCGGGCCGTCAACCTTCATGGCCATCCTCACCAGCTTCCAGATGGGCTTTCACACCCTCGCTATTCAAAAGAAGGGCGACGAGGTCTGGCGCGTCCTCTCCAGCGCCAAAAAAGAGTTCGAGACCTACGGAGGCCTCATGCAGAAAGTCGAAGATCAGGTCGGCACCGTCCAGAACACCATCCAAAAGCTCGGGGTCCGTACGCGCGCTATTAACAAAGCCCTCAAAAACGTCTCCTCGATCGACCCTGGCGTCCC
This Tunturibacter gelidoferens DNA region includes the following protein-coding sequences:
- a CDS encoding YukJ family protein; translated protein: MPITNYSVLAGKPTAGKVVTGASTHYQITMQAPGGPFTVAVNIQSVDGSEVLYDIVEDFTPPDLAGVTTLPMGMTALKSEAGGLALDFVRSTVNGGPMITKAQMTLLPQLKAQAKGGSAEEQMVQRARAKALENAVVTLLNMTIADKDGVIYVFGSAYADSGKVDGIHDIHMNQGNPVGGSGGGFSGDNGVWQDGALFINLPSKGAWTAVFIAFQTESWSTDSAGNPV
- a CDS encoding DNA recombination protein RmuC; translated protein: MLAALLALAAANLICLVLLLLRKQPAPATDPRLAQLPDHLTRLDARNDALDRHLRSELAQLRTGAADEARRTREAAAADFTSLRTEITATIAELSGLLQNGLNAFRSDNKTSDEVLRTAVQQNLDAIAQRLTYFIGEVNRNQIEAREALHSRLNELSGEANDQQEKLRFTVEDRLTKLNDANTAKLEEMRVTVDEKLHATLQTRLTESFGQVTTHLGEVQKGLGEMKELATGVGDLKRVLSNVKSRGVVGEFQLGQQLEQMFSPEQYIKNARIKPGTLESVEYALKFPSGEGQTGPDSYTLLAIDAKFPKEDWERLEHAYEAGTVEEIAAAGRAFERGIRAEGKRICDKYIDPPTTMPHAIMFLPTENLYAEVVRRPGLQSEIQSSCRVTIAGPSTFMAILTSFQMGFHTLAIQKKGDEVWRVLSSAKKEFETYGGLMQKVEDQVGTVQNTIQKLGVRTRAINKALKNVSSIDPGVPLSNLIGFEDISGVAPLLAASGEED